The Bradyrhizobium sp. WBAH42 genome includes a window with the following:
- a CDS encoding FecR domain-containing protein: MRGIARAGLFALAGSLLLIGSAMAQPAADAGCTASPSAAGTQTWRCDNGITIVAENGARFELKDANRDGHIDSVELSSKALLLEMPKKPRGNPFKVLTPQAIAAVRGTKWAVDVADAKTAVFVADGRVGVSRRARGRGVVLGPGEGVDVEATGPLIVKTWGQPRVDALMARLGQ; the protein is encoded by the coding sequence ATGAGAGGGATCGCGCGCGCAGGGCTTTTCGCCCTGGCGGGGTCGCTTCTGTTGATCGGATCTGCGATGGCGCAGCCTGCGGCCGATGCGGGCTGCACAGCATCGCCGTCGGCTGCCGGGACGCAGACCTGGCGCTGCGACAACGGCATCACCATCGTTGCGGAAAACGGCGCCAGGTTTGAACTGAAGGACGCCAACCGCGACGGACATATAGACTCGGTCGAATTGAGCAGCAAAGCCTTGCTGCTCGAGATGCCCAAGAAGCCGCGGGGCAATCCCTTCAAGGTGCTGACGCCGCAAGCGATTGCCGCGGTGCGCGGCACCAAATGGGCGGTCGATGTCGCTGACGCCAAGACCGCCGTGTTCGTCGCAGACGGCCGGGTCGGCGTGAGCCGCAGGGCTCGTGGACGCGGCGTCGTGCTTGGGCCCGGCGAAGGCGTCGATGTCGAGGCAACCGGCCCCCTGATCGTCAAGACCTGGGGCCAGCCGCGCGTCGATGCGCTGATGGCAAGACTCGGGCAATGA
- a CDS encoding CHASE2 domain-containing protein has protein sequence MRSRRVQILVALVLTALWGAGIYATHADGHLRFLDRLEATLTDWRTQARGVQRPPDLVTIVAIDDTVVKRGGSYPLPRADLARVVDTIVQFKPKVVAIDLLLVDRSAAIGDATLANTLATGPMVLAAAAIFPSASETVAPSSEGPLAVLPEAERFLQPLPAFAVHAEVGVVNVATGQSGSPLAVPMLFRTRDKVELSFPLRVAARALDKPLTVAPGHLMLGDRLVPTDSNLALPITYYGPRRTIRTVSAQSIFDGTLDRAAIENRIVVIGASVAGGGDFYPTPFDSLMPGVEVVSTAITHLVAGDAILRDHRVRIADALTAILLPMLLVGLLAWQRVALGTMAAAAAMIAWAGLNLFAFMHGVWLNAATTLAAAVPPVAVFAGVQLWAGGRRTQYFAARSRSLAQFQAPALQDWLARDPNFLSKPVRQDAAVVFVDLSGFTGLSERIDPDQLTNILKAFHALIDRTAIDCGGMITGFLGDGAMILFGLPRAMPDDSARALKCAIDLHRGLAGWIASLPPAIAGQLGFKIGAHCGPIVASRLGESHQHITATGDTVNVASRLMEIAAQNDARLALSDTLLDAADFQGAPDGVLSGPLLAQVRGRSGVVTVWFWRDRDGPGQDAAKAEMMG, from the coding sequence ATGCGCAGCCGACGCGTTCAGATCCTGGTGGCACTCGTCCTCACCGCGCTGTGGGGCGCGGGCATCTATGCCACGCATGCCGACGGCCATCTGCGCTTTCTCGACCGCCTCGAAGCGACGCTGACAGACTGGCGGACGCAGGCCCGCGGCGTGCAGCGTCCGCCGGATCTCGTCACCATCGTCGCGATCGACGACACCGTGGTGAAGCGGGGCGGCAGCTATCCGCTGCCGCGCGCCGATCTCGCCCGCGTCGTCGACACCATCGTGCAGTTCAAGCCGAAGGTGGTGGCGATCGACCTGCTGCTGGTCGATCGCAGCGCAGCGATCGGCGATGCGACGCTCGCCAACACGCTCGCCACCGGCCCGATGGTGCTCGCCGCCGCGGCGATCTTCCCCTCCGCCAGCGAAACTGTGGCCCCCAGCAGCGAAGGTCCCCTGGCCGTGCTGCCCGAGGCCGAGCGCTTCCTGCAGCCATTGCCCGCATTCGCCGTTCACGCCGAGGTCGGCGTCGTCAACGTCGCGACAGGGCAATCGGGCTCGCCGCTCGCTGTGCCGATGCTGTTCCGGACCCGCGACAAGGTCGAGCTGTCGTTTCCGTTGCGCGTCGCGGCCCGCGCGCTCGACAAGCCGCTGACCGTCGCGCCGGGCCATCTCATGCTCGGCGATCGCCTGGTGCCGACCGACAGCAACCTGGCATTGCCGATCACCTATTACGGCCCGCGCCGCACCATCCGTACCGTCAGCGCACAGAGCATCTTCGACGGCACGCTCGATCGCGCGGCCATCGAGAACCGGATCGTCGTGATCGGCGCCTCCGTCGCTGGCGGCGGCGATTTCTATCCGACGCCGTTCGATTCGCTAATGCCCGGCGTCGAGGTGGTCTCGACCGCGATCACGCATCTCGTTGCCGGCGACGCCATCTTGCGCGACCACAGGGTGCGCATTGCCGACGCGCTCACGGCGATCCTGCTGCCGATGCTGCTGGTCGGCCTGCTCGCCTGGCAGCGCGTCGCGCTCGGCACCATGGCCGCGGCCGCGGCGATGATCGCCTGGGCCGGGCTCAACCTGTTCGCGTTCATGCATGGCGTCTGGCTGAACGCCGCGACCACGCTCGCCGCGGCGGTGCCGCCGGTTGCGGTCTTTGCCGGCGTGCAGCTGTGGGCCGGGGGCCGCCGCACGCAATATTTCGCCGCCCGGAGCAGGTCGCTCGCGCAATTCCAGGCTCCGGCGCTGCAGGATTGGCTGGCGCGAGATCCGAACTTCCTGTCGAAGCCGGTGCGGCAGGACGCAGCCGTGGTGTTCGTCGATCTCTCCGGTTTCACCGGTCTGAGCGAGCGGATCGATCCGGACCAGCTCACGAATATCCTGAAGGCGTTTCATGCGCTGATCGACCGGACCGCGATCGATTGCGGCGGCATGATCACGGGCTTCCTCGGCGACGGCGCCATGATCCTGTTCGGGCTGCCGCGCGCGATGCCCGACGATTCGGCACGCGCGCTGAAATGCGCGATCGATCTGCATCGCGGCCTCGCAGGCTGGATCGCCTCGCTGCCGCCGGCGATCGCAGGTCAGCTCGGCTTCAAGATCGGCGCGCATTGCGGCCCGATCGTCGCCTCGCGGCTCGGCGAAAGCCATCAGCACATCACGGCGACAGGCGATACCGTCAACGTCGCAAGCCGGCTGATGGAGATTGCCGCCCAGAACGATGCGCGCCTCGCGTTGAGCGACACGCTGCTGGATGCGGCCGACTTCCAGGGCGCGCCCGACGGCGTTTTGTCCGGCCCCCTGCTCGCTCAGGTCCGCGGCCGCTCCGGCGTCGTGACCGTCTGGTTCTGGCGCGACCGGGATGGACCAGGCCAGGATGCGGCCAAGGCCGAGATGATGGGCTAA
- a CDS encoding glycosyltransferase family 39 protein, with protein sequence MGGADARIVRNTALLILALVGLRLVAAAFTPITFDEAYYWMWSKSLAGGYYDHPPMVAYVIRAGTMIAGDTELGVRLVSILLALPMSYAVYRSAAILFGGARVAATSAILLNVTLLASVGTLIVTPDAPLLVASSFVLFFLAKVLETGRGAWWLAVGVAVGAALLSKYTAMFFGPAILIWLASVPKLRRWFLSPWPYLGGLVALALFSPVILWNADHQWVSFTKQLGRARVEDFRPAFIAELIPTQIAFATPLVFILGAMGLHALTWQRAGALASRVLIETMFWTIVAYFVWHSLHARVEANWFAPVYPPFVIAAAAAANLAQWKPRQRRLVDFCLRWAAAVGIVMFAALIVQANTGWLSGYRRDATVRSVGVGWRELAAGIEAVRARSGATCVLAQDYGTTSWLAFYLPRGTCFAQQSQRIRWINMKEPDPKLLAGKLLYVDELRADANPALNALFAQVTQVAQLQRKRGPLVVETYGIDLLEGAKGEVLDRSPPPEAR encoded by the coding sequence ATGGGCGGAGCTGACGCGCGGATCGTCCGCAATACCGCGCTGCTGATTCTCGCGCTGGTGGGATTGCGGCTCGTTGCAGCCGCGTTCACCCCGATCACGTTCGACGAAGCCTATTACTGGATGTGGTCGAAGAGCCTCGCCGGAGGCTATTACGACCACCCGCCGATGGTCGCCTATGTCATCCGCGCCGGAACCATGATCGCGGGCGATACCGAGCTCGGCGTCCGCCTCGTCTCGATCCTGCTGGCGCTGCCGATGAGCTACGCGGTCTATCGCTCCGCCGCGATCCTGTTCGGCGGCGCACGCGTGGCCGCGACCAGCGCCATTCTCCTCAACGTGACACTGCTTGCTTCCGTCGGCACACTGATCGTCACGCCCGATGCGCCGCTGCTGGTCGCCTCCAGCTTCGTGCTGTTCTTCCTCGCCAAGGTGCTGGAGACGGGACGGGGCGCCTGGTGGCTCGCGGTCGGCGTGGCGGTCGGCGCGGCGCTGCTGTCGAAATACACCGCGATGTTCTTCGGGCCGGCGATCCTGATCTGGCTCGCATCCGTGCCAAAACTCCGGCGCTGGTTTCTCTCGCCCTGGCCCTATCTCGGCGGCCTCGTGGCCCTGGCGCTGTTCTCGCCGGTGATCCTCTGGAATGCAGACCATCAATGGGTCTCGTTCACAAAGCAGCTCGGCCGCGCCAGGGTCGAGGACTTCCGCCCCGCCTTCATCGCCGAGCTGATCCCGACCCAGATCGCGTTCGCAACGCCGCTGGTCTTCATCCTCGGCGCAATGGGCCTGCACGCGCTGACCTGGCAGCGCGCCGGGGCGCTGGCCTCGCGCGTGCTGATCGAGACGATGTTCTGGACCATCGTCGCCTATTTCGTCTGGCATTCGCTGCATGCCCGCGTCGAGGCCAACTGGTTCGCACCGGTGTATCCGCCGTTTGTCATAGCCGCGGCCGCCGCCGCCAATCTCGCGCAGTGGAAGCCGCGTCAGCGGCGCCTCGTCGACTTTTGCCTGCGCTGGGCCGCGGCTGTGGGCATCGTGATGTTCGCAGCCTTGATCGTGCAGGCCAATACCGGCTGGTTGTCCGGATATCGCCGCGATGCCACCGTGCGCAGCGTCGGTGTCGGTTGGCGCGAGCTCGCGGCCGGAATCGAAGCGGTGCGCGCGCGCAGTGGTGCGACCTGTGTGCTCGCGCAGGATTACGGCACCACGAGCTGGCTCGCATTCTATCTGCCGCGCGGCACCTGCTTCGCGCAGCAAAGCCAGCGCATCCGCTGGATCAACATGAAAGAGCCCGATCCCAAGCTGCTCGCCGGCAAGCTGCTCTATGTCGACGAATTGCGCGCCGACGCCAATCCCGCCCTCAATGCTCTCTTTGCGCAGGTGACGCAGGTGGCGCAATTGCAGCGCAAGCGCGGGCCTCTCGTGGTCGAGACCTACGGCATCGACCTGCTCGAGGGCGCCAAGGGCGAGGTGCTGGACCGCTCGCCGCCGCCGGAGGCGCGGTAG
- a CDS encoding glycosyltransferase family 2 protein — translation MNEAIRPGIDNQAQEGPELSVIVPTFNERDNVTVLYRRLEATLANVAWEVVFVDDNSPDGTWDVVRELAQRDSRVRCVRRIGRRGLSGACIEGILASSAPYVAVIDADLQHDETQLPKMLLLLASDQADLVVGSRYIEGYKSEGFNKQRAGASALATEVAKKMLRVEIADPMSGFFMIRRDRFEQLAPKLSVHGFKILLDIVATAHGSLRAVEIPYTFGARQHGESKLDSMVALDFLGLVFAKLTNDVVSLRFILFAMVGGFGLVVHLTTLFIALRLFNAPFAEAQAAGAIVAMTSNFILNNFLTYRDQRLKGFALLRGLIAFYIVCSVGLLANVGVAFSVYDQEPIWWLAGMAGALMGVVWNYAMSGLFVWRKK, via the coding sequence ATGAACGAAGCGATCAGACCGGGCATCGACAACCAGGCTCAAGAGGGGCCGGAACTGTCGGTCATCGTCCCGACTTTCAACGAGCGCGACAACGTCACGGTGCTGTACCGGCGCCTGGAGGCGACGCTCGCCAACGTTGCCTGGGAGGTCGTGTTCGTCGACGACAACTCGCCGGACGGCACCTGGGACGTCGTGCGCGAACTGGCGCAGCGCGACAGCCGCGTGCGCTGCGTCCGCCGCATCGGCCGCCGCGGCCTGTCGGGCGCCTGCATCGAGGGCATCCTCGCCTCCAGCGCGCCCTATGTGGCCGTGATCGATGCCGACCTCCAGCACGACGAGACGCAGCTGCCCAAGATGCTGTTGCTGCTCGCAAGCGATCAGGCCGACCTCGTCGTCGGCAGCCGCTACATCGAGGGCTACAAGAGCGAAGGCTTCAACAAGCAGCGCGCCGGCGCCAGCGCGCTCGCGACCGAGGTCGCCAAGAAGATGCTGCGGGTCGAGATTGCCGATCCCATGAGCGGCTTCTTCATGATCCGCCGCGACCGCTTCGAGCAGCTCGCACCGAAGCTCTCCGTGCACGGCTTCAAGATCCTGCTCGACATCGTCGCGACCGCGCATGGCAGCTTGCGGGCGGTCGAGATTCCCTACACCTTCGGCGCCCGCCAGCACGGCGAGAGCAAGCTCGATTCCATGGTCGCGCTCGACTTCCTCGGTCTCGTCTTCGCCAAGCTGACCAACGACGTCGTCTCGCTGCGCTTCATCCTGTTCGCGATGGTCGGCGGCTTCGGCTTGGTGGTGCACCTGACCACGCTGTTCATCGCGCTTCGCCTGTTCAACGCGCCATTCGCGGAGGCGCAGGCCGCCGGCGCCATCGTCGCCATGACCAGCAATTTCATCCTCAACAACTTCCTCACCTATCGCGACCAGCGGCTGAAGGGCTTTGCGCTGCTGCGCGGCCTGATCGCCTTCTACATCGTGTGCAGCGTCGGCCTGCTCGCCAATGTCGGCGTCGCCTTCTCGGTCTACGACCAGGAGCCGATCTGGTGGCTGGCCGGCATGGCCGGCGCGCTGATGGGCGTGGTGTGGAACTACGCGATGTCCGGACTGTTCGTCTGGCGCAAGAAATAG
- a CDS encoding DUF72 domain-containing protein — MRDPPVAKAKTASKKSGNIFIGIGGWTFEPWRGVFYPEKLAQAKELSYAASKLTSIEINGTYYGSQKPESFRKWASEVPEGFVFSVKGPRFATNRRVLAEAGDSIKRFYDSGVLELGDHLGPVLWQFAPTKKFDGADFGKFLELLPRKLEGRALRHVVEVRHDSFCTPDFVTLIREFETPVVFAEHGKYPAIADVAGDFVYARLQKGNDEIKTCYPPKQLDAWAERFQAWASGGEPDDLPKVDKARPKKEPRDVFAYVIHEGKVRAPHGAMELIARVS, encoded by the coding sequence ATGCGAGATCCTCCCGTGGCCAAAGCAAAAACTGCGTCCAAAAAATCCGGCAACATCTTCATCGGCATCGGCGGCTGGACCTTCGAGCCCTGGCGCGGCGTGTTCTATCCGGAGAAGCTGGCGCAGGCGAAGGAGCTGTCCTATGCCGCCTCCAAGCTGACCTCGATCGAAATCAACGGCACTTACTACGGCTCGCAGAAGCCGGAGAGCTTTCGCAAATGGGCGAGCGAGGTGCCTGAGGGCTTCGTGTTCTCGGTGAAGGGACCGCGCTTCGCGACCAACCGCCGCGTGCTCGCGGAGGCCGGCGATTCCATCAAGCGGTTCTACGATTCCGGCGTGCTGGAACTCGGCGATCATCTTGGGCCGGTGCTGTGGCAGTTCGCGCCGACGAAAAAGTTCGACGGCGCCGATTTCGGCAAGTTCCTGGAGCTGTTGCCGCGCAAGCTTGAGGGGCGCGCGCTGCGCCATGTCGTCGAGGTCCGCCACGACAGCTTCTGCACGCCGGACTTCGTGACGCTGATCCGCGAGTTCGAGACGCCCGTGGTGTTCGCCGAGCACGGCAAATATCCTGCCATCGCTGACGTCGCCGGCGATTTCGTCTATGCGCGGCTGCAGAAGGGCAATGACGAGATCAAGACCTGCTATCCGCCGAAGCAGCTCGATGCCTGGGCCGAGCGCTTCCAGGCCTGGGCTTCGGGCGGTGAACCCGACGACCTGCCGAAGGTTGATAAGGCCAGGCCGAAGAAGGAGCCGCGCGACGTGTTCGCCTATGTCATCCACGAGGGCAAGGTGCGCGCGCCCCACGGCGCCATGGAATTGATCGCGCGGGTGAGCTGA
- a CDS encoding DUF488 family protein: protein MAKAKKLFTIGYEQTPPKAVLDELEQAGVKLVVDVRAVTSSRRPGFSKKQLSAGLDERGIGYVHLAALGTPKEGRLAARGGQYDVLEKIYSKHLKTPQAKEEMDELSALVKKAGPVCLLCYERDHTHCHRQMIAEIIEERDGVAVENLAGRQV, encoded by the coding sequence ATGGCAAAGGCGAAGAAGCTGTTCACCATCGGCTATGAGCAGACGCCGCCCAAGGCCGTGCTGGACGAGCTGGAACAGGCCGGCGTCAAGCTCGTGGTCGACGTGCGCGCGGTGACGTCGTCGCGCCGGCCGGGCTTTTCCAAGAAGCAGCTTTCGGCGGGCCTCGACGAGCGCGGCATCGGCTATGTCCATCTCGCCGCGCTCGGCACGCCAAAGGAAGGCCGCCTCGCCGCGCGCGGCGGTCAATACGACGTGCTCGAGAAGATCTATTCAAAACACCTGAAGACGCCGCAGGCGAAAGAAGAGATGGACGAGCTCTCGGCGCTGGTGAAGAAGGCCGGCCCGGTGTGCCTGCTCTGCTACGAGCGCGACCACACCCACTGCCACCGCCAGATGATCGCGGAGATCATCGAGGAGCGCGACGGGGTTGCGGTGGAGAATTTGGCGGGGCGGCAGGTGTAG
- a CDS encoding PhzF family phenazine biosynthesis protein, with the protein MQRRYITVDVFTDRAFGGNQLAVVLDAGGLTTAQMQAIATEFNYSETTFVLPPRDKANDAEVRIFTPVQEIAFAGHPNVGTAFVLASMAKEPKPRLLFEEKAGLVPVEIVRERGRVIRTELTAPQPLQRLSRLSAAEAASCVSLVADDIKTDNHEPEIVTVGNAFLVMELHSREALKRARPDAAAFSKVLPREGARSVWFYTRDVPPAEAPCERQARMFMRGASGLVEDPATGSATVAAAALFADLDPARDGELKLTVGQGFDMGRPSILSTRVRKQDGKGVSAHVGGACVPMMEGTFRLAGEG; encoded by the coding sequence ATGCAGCGCCGCTACATCACCGTCGACGTGTTCACCGACCGCGCCTTCGGCGGCAACCAGCTTGCCGTGGTCCTCGATGCCGGCGGGCTCACGACCGCGCAGATGCAGGCGATTGCGACCGAGTTCAACTATTCCGAGACCACCTTCGTGTTACCTCCGCGCGACAAGGCCAATGATGCGGAGGTGCGCATCTTCACGCCGGTCCAGGAGATTGCCTTTGCGGGCCATCCCAATGTCGGCACCGCCTTCGTGCTCGCCTCGATGGCGAAAGAGCCGAAGCCGCGCCTGCTGTTCGAGGAGAAGGCCGGGCTCGTCCCGGTCGAGATCGTGCGAGAGCGGGGCAGGGTGATCAGAACCGAGCTCACCGCGCCGCAGCCGCTGCAGCGGCTGTCGCGGCTGTCGGCTGCCGAAGCTGCGAGCTGCGTCTCACTCGTTGCCGACGACATCAAGACCGACAATCACGAGCCTGAGATCGTCACCGTCGGAAACGCGTTTCTGGTGATGGAGCTGCATTCGCGCGAGGCGCTGAAGCGGGCCCGGCCCGATGCGGCAGCCTTCAGCAAGGTCTTGCCGCGCGAAGGTGCTCGCTCGGTGTGGTTCTATACCCGCGACGTGCCCCCGGCGGAGGCGCCTTGCGAGCGGCAGGCGCGCATGTTCATGCGTGGTGCCAGCGGTCTCGTCGAGGATCCCGCCACCGGCAGCGCCACGGTTGCCGCCGCCGCGCTGTTCGCCGACCTCGATCCCGCGCGCGACGGTGAGCTGAAGCTCACTGTAGGCCAGGGTTTTGACATGGGCCGCCCGAGCATCCTCTCGACGCGCGTGCGCAAGCAGGATGGCAAGGGCGTGTCCGCTCACGTCGGCGGCGCTTGCGTGCCGATGATGGAGGGGACGTTTAGGTTGGCGGGGGAGGGCTGA
- a CDS encoding adenylate/guanylate cyclase domain-containing protein — translation MAKFASRKARQHAALSEDFERELTREVLRTELLRVRALIATGCVMTLFLTAVYLVDPAVVNRVWRGTEGLAEVYGLLVGFILFEVWVHTQIRKNLRLDRDVPVARRYIGTLIETSLPTVILILQIRTMGATQALGFAVPLMYFIFVILSTLRLDFWLSTFTGFVAAAELFAVALVYDPSSSVGEPQLYFHAVRSTIILICGVLAGAVGAQLRRQFAASIAAATARDRVTNLFGQHVSPQVVERLMTAGPRTGGDVRRVAVMFVDFRGFTTGAQSRTPQEVVDRLDGAFAVLVDILDREGGIVNKFLGDGFLALFGAPLEASDAAHRAVAAGREMLRAMDRINAESSWPLRIGIGIHFGEVVAGNIGSPRRKEYTVIGDTVNFASRLEALNKEFGSQLLISASVREALGDDGNDAVALGEVEVRGYDEKVPVYQLG, via the coding sequence ATGGCCAAGTTTGCGAGCAGGAAGGCGCGGCAGCATGCCGCCTTGTCGGAGGACTTCGAGCGCGAGCTGACGCGGGAGGTGCTGCGCACCGAGCTGTTGCGGGTGCGGGCATTGATCGCGACCGGCTGCGTCATGACGCTGTTCCTCACCGCGGTCTATTTGGTCGATCCCGCCGTGGTGAACCGGGTCTGGCGCGGCACCGAAGGGCTCGCCGAAGTCTACGGCCTGCTCGTCGGCTTCATTTTGTTCGAGGTCTGGGTCCATACCCAGATCAGGAAGAACCTCCGCCTCGATCGCGACGTGCCGGTGGCCAGGCGCTATATCGGCACGCTGATCGAGACATCGCTGCCGACCGTGATCCTGATCCTGCAGATCCGGACCATGGGCGCGACCCAGGCCCTCGGCTTCGCCGTGCCGCTGATGTATTTCATTTTCGTCATCCTCTCGACGCTGCGGCTCGATTTCTGGCTCTCGACCTTCACCGGCTTCGTCGCTGCTGCCGAGCTGTTCGCGGTCGCACTGGTCTACGATCCCTCGAGCAGCGTCGGCGAGCCCCAGCTCTATTTTCACGCCGTCCGCAGCACCATCATCCTGATCTGCGGCGTGCTCGCGGGCGCCGTCGGCGCGCAATTGCGGCGGCAGTTCGCCGCGAGCATCGCGGCCGCCACCGCGCGCGACCGCGTCACCAATCTGTTCGGCCAGCACGTGTCGCCGCAGGTGGTGGAGCGGCTGATGACGGCGGGGCCGCGCACCGGCGGCGATGTCCGCCGCGTCGCGGTGATGTTCGTCGATTTCCGCGGCTTCACGACCGGTGCGCAGTCGCGTACGCCACAGGAGGTGGTCGACCGGCTCGACGGCGCCTTCGCCGTGCTGGTCGACATTCTCGACCGCGAGGGCGGCATCGTGAACAAGTTCCTGGGTGACGGCTTTCTCGCGCTGTTCGGCGCGCCGCTGGAAGCATCCGACGCCGCGCACCGCGCGGTCGCCGCCGGCCGCGAGATGCTGCGGGCGATGGATCGCATCAACGCGGAGAGCAGCTGGCCGCTGCGGATCGGGATCGGCATCCATTTCGGCGAGGTCGTCGCCGGCAATATCGGCTCGCCCCGGCGCAAGGAATACACCGTCATCGGCGACACCGTGAACTTCGCCTCGCGGCTCGAGGCGCTGAACAAGGAGTTCGGCTCGCAGCTTCTGATCTCCGCATCCGTGCGCGAGGCGCTGGGCGATGACGGCAACGATGCCGTCGCGCTCGGCGAGGTTGAAGTGCGCGGCTATGACGAGAAAGTACCCGTGTATCAGCTGGGGTAG
- a CDS encoding ABC transporter permease, translating to MSAVDHPAPRREIRERFGFLRRSYAMLIKEFIQLRRDRVSFAMIVMLPVMQLLLFGYAINTTPHHLPSAVLLQEDSDLARSILKALENTAYFRFLYEVHDVDDFDNLLKSGKVLFGVEIPRGFERAVRRGDRPALLVAADATDPIAASSAIGSLGMVVQTALKHDLYIGDPPEMPFEIRAHARYNPAASSSLNIVPGLVGTILTMTMLIFTALSVTREVERGTMESLLSMPIKPVEVMFGKIIPYVLVGFVQAFLIIGIGVGLFGVPVLGNLVLLALLSTLFITTNLSIGYTISTLVQNQLQAMQMSMMFFLPSILLSGFMFPFAGMPAWAQYLGEALPLTHYLRIVRAIMLKGATMQNLHFDALALAALMLLAMTVAVTRFRRTLD from the coding sequence ATGAGCGCAGTCGACCATCCTGCACCACGGCGCGAAATCCGCGAGCGCTTCGGCTTTTTGCGGCGCTCCTACGCGATGCTGATCAAGGAGTTCATCCAGCTGAGGCGCGACCGCGTCTCGTTCGCGATGATCGTGATGCTGCCGGTGATGCAGCTCTTGCTGTTCGGCTATGCCATCAACACCACGCCGCACCATCTGCCGAGCGCGGTGCTGCTCCAGGAGGATTCCGATCTCGCCCGCTCGATCCTGAAGGCGCTGGAGAACACCGCCTATTTCCGCTTCCTCTATGAGGTGCACGACGTCGATGATTTCGACAATCTCCTGAAATCCGGCAAGGTGCTGTTCGGCGTCGAGATCCCGCGCGGCTTCGAGCGGGCGGTGCGGCGCGGCGACAGGCCGGCGCTGCTGGTTGCGGCCGACGCCACCGATCCGATCGCGGCGAGCTCGGCGATCGGCTCGCTCGGCATGGTCGTGCAGACCGCGCTCAAGCACGACCTCTATATCGGCGATCCCCCGGAGATGCCGTTCGAGATCCGCGCCCATGCCCGCTACAACCCGGCAGCTAGCTCCAGCCTCAACATCGTGCCGGGCCTCGTCGGCACCATCCTGACCATGACCATGCTGATCTTCACCGCGCTGTCGGTGACGCGCGAGGTCGAGCGCGGCACCATGGAGAGCCTGTTGTCGATGCCGATCAAGCCGGTCGAGGTGATGTTCGGCAAGATCATCCCTTACGTGCTGGTCGGCTTCGTCCAGGCCTTCCTGATCATCGGCATCGGCGTCGGCCTGTTCGGCGTACCCGTGCTCGGCAATCTCGTTCTGCTGGCGCTGCTCTCGACGCTGTTCATCACCACCAATCTGTCGATCGGCTACACCATCTCGACATTGGTGCAGAACCAGCTCCAGGCCATGCAGATGTCGATGATGTTCTTCCTGCCGAGCATTCTGCTCTCCGGCTTCATGTTCCCGTTCGCAGGTATGCCGGCCTGGGCGCAATATCTGGGCGAGGCCTTGCCGTTGACCCATTATTTGCGAATCGTCCGCGCCATCATGCTGAAGGGCGCGACCATGCAGAATTTGCATTTCGACGCGCTGGCGCTGGCGGCCCTGATGCTGCTCGCCATGACCGTCGCCGTGACGCGCTTCCGCCGTACGCTGGATTGA
- a CDS encoding ABC transporter ATP-binding protein has product MSNGNGIAIDVKGLTKSFGGREVVHDLSMQVKRGSIYGFLGPNGSGKTTTIRILCGLLTPDSGEGTCLGYDIRRDAEKIKRQVGYMTQRFSLYQDLSVRENLEFVARLYGLTDARGAARDMIKRLGLSGREEQLAGELSGGWKQRLALGACTLPNPQLLLLDEPTAGVDPKARRDFWNEIHALAAEGLTVLVSTHYMDEAERCHEIAYIAYGYLLAHGTVEEVIAKSALTTYTVTGEDLNELGSALTGKPGIDMVAPFGTSLHVSGRDVPALEASIAPWREKSGLHWQKSQPSLEDVFIELMGRSKDNFQ; this is encoded by the coding sequence ATGAGCAACGGCAACGGCATCGCCATCGACGTCAAAGGCCTGACGAAATCATTCGGCGGCCGCGAGGTCGTGCACGATCTGTCGATGCAGGTGAAGCGCGGCTCGATCTACGGCTTCCTCGGTCCCAACGGCTCGGGCAAGACCACGACCATCCGCATTCTCTGCGGCCTGCTCACGCCGGATAGCGGCGAGGGCACCTGCCTCGGCTACGACATCCGCCGCGATGCCGAGAAGATCAAGCGCCAGGTCGGCTACATGACGCAACGCTTCAGCCTGTACCAGGACCTCTCGGTGCGCGAGAACCTCGAATTCGTCGCGCGGCTCTATGGCCTCACCGACGCGCGCGGCGCCGCGCGCGACATGATCAAGCGGCTCGGGCTCTCGGGGCGCGAGGAGCAGCTCGCCGGCGAGCTCTCCGGCGGCTGGAAGCAGCGGCTGGCGCTGGGGGCCTGCACGCTGCCCAATCCACAATTGTTGCTGCTGGACGAACCGACGGCCGGCGTCGACCCCAAGGCGCGGCGCGATTTCTGGAACGAGATCCACGCCCTCGCCGCCGAGGGCCTCACCGTGCTGGTCTCGACCCATTACATGGACGAGGCCGAGCGCTGCCACGAGATCGCTTACATCGCCTATGGCTATCTGCTGGCGCACGGCACGGTGGAGGAGGTGATCGCGAAATCGGCGCTGACGACCTACACCGTCACGGGCGAAGACCTGAACGAGCTCGGCAGCGCACTCACGGGGAAGCCCGGCATCGACATGGTGGCGCCGTTCGGCACCTCGCTGCATGTGTCCGGTCGCGACGTCCCGGCGCTCGAAGCCAGTATCGCGCCCTGGCGCGAGAAAAGCGGACTGCACTGGCAGAAGTCGCAGCCCTCACTCGAAGACGTGTTCATTGAGCTGATGGGGCGCTCCAAGGATAATTTCCAATGA